TATAAAGTAGAGCTGTTTAACAGGTAGCCTCATGTGGTTTTAAATATCTCAAACAGCTGTTCACATATCTTCTTTGATGGTATGCTGGTGAATTGTGTGCTTGATTTGCAGAAACATGTGAAGCTTGAAGCTTTCTTTTTTTGGTTGtatattttaacaaaattttgCATTAATTTTTGTAGGTTCCAAGATAAAAGTACTGAATTTTATTCTGACAACATTTTCTGTTAATTCAGGCTTGCTATGGCATGTTTCAACAAGTGTGTTGATAAGAGGTagcatattattttcttttatttctttcagTTGGTAGAAATCCTTGTGAAAGTGTAGTTCTGACAAAAAAAAGGCATAAATTAAGCATAAAAGACTAAATCTTTATGTTTAATCACTATCTCAACTAAAACTTTCAATTTAGTGTAACAAAGCCAAacgtttttaaatttattgcaaTTTGTAGCCAACCCCTAATATTAATTTTGAccaattttaatttgtaaaccTCTCATGCCATGTGTCATCTCTTTACATTTTCTAATACTATTTAAATCCACATAAGTATACCCCTTTAGCCACACTTAACCCTTATGATTTGCTCTTTAAATTCTAACTAATCCAATCcccaatttaaaaattgaaatcccTTAATTTCTCAGAATTCCTCGTTCAAATTATTGCCATATTTGAGTAATAACTCCTTGAAACTTGAACGAAAGGCCTAGGCCCCTTTAAACTTGGTTGATCTCTTTTCTGGGAAGAGCGCTTGCCCTCATTGTGCTGATCAAGAGTTGGATGCTGCTGTTTTCTCTCCAACTCACAAGTCTGCAGTTATTGTCCAGTTCCTACAGTAGCAAAGCATGTCATCGCTTATCACCAATGAACACAAATTTTTCTCCTTAGAATGTCAAACACCCTCAGTTGCAGCCTCTTAGTGCGTCAGGAAGGAAATCACCTCGAAATGGAGAAGCCAAATTACCTTATGCGCCCTTGAGTATCTTTGTTGGCTCAATGTGAGAAATCACTTGGTGTAATCACTTGTTGAATCTCCAACTGAGATGAAAGAAAATTTGTTCATGCCTGTCTGCACTGTTAGTTCTCAGAGATTTaggaatttcaattttttaaattggagATTGGGATAATTAGGGATTTAAAGGTCAAATCATAAGCAGTTAACTATGATTAGGGTTTGCTTTTGTGGGTTTAAATAGTATTAAGAAAATGTAGAGAAAGGACATCTGGCATGACAATGTACAAATTTAAAACATTAGGCTTTGTTGTATAAGATTGAATAATTGTGATTAAACATAAAGGTTTTAAACTTTTATATCCAATAAGCCTAACAAAGGGAgcttatattttctttaacCCGAAAAAATAAAACCTTTTTAACATagatttttatgcttattgttttCAGGTACAAGGAACCCGAGCTAACTATGGGTGAAAATAGTTGTATTGACCGCTGTGTCTCAAAATATTTTCTGGTATGCTGTTTACCTTGTTGCATTTACTgctattttaatttagaaaGGGCTGTAATTGGGAGAAGTTGAATCTATAAAAATGCAGTTTTTTAACTTGGTTTAGAAATTTAAAATCCCAAAACTCAACTTGAACATAATTAAACCTTACCTTTTTTAACTCATTGTTTGACATTCAAGTGAGTAATTTCCATTTATCCCTAAAGAAAATTCAGATAAACTTGGTTGAGCTTGATTCCCAATCTATTTTCTTTTAGGTCTTGCTTGGTTGGGGGGTAATTCAACTAGGGAACTTCAAGTTTCCAGAAAGTGCTAAATTATACCTGTTTGGTTGGCATTTTTGTTTGATTTCTTGGAAAGTTGAAAGCATTTCTTTCCTTGACGAAGGGGAATGCCTTGATGGAGGGGAAGTACTTGATGAAGGGGAATCCCTTGATGGAGGGGACTTCCCTTCACCCATTTAAGTTACTTCCTGGAAGTTCACTTCCCAAGAAGTCCCAGGAAGTAAccaatttaaagcaaataagacCTTAGATGAAAAAGTAAACAATAATATAGTatttaaatatgataaatttaaatatatttaaaatatgtgaAAAAGGTACTTGATTAGCTTCATGAGCTACTTGTGCCGGTTATCTTATTGCGTGATTTGGCTTGACTTGCTAATCTTGCTATTTAGCCCAAGCCGACCTTGGTATAAAATTCAAATGTTTTGTTAGTTAAGTCCAAGTACCTCAATTAGTTCACATCCGTAATTCCGTAATACTATGGTCAAAGTAGTGAAAAGCACAAAAGGCATATTAAAGATGATAGGTCTTTCCATTGCCAAACAAAAAGCATTGAAATATGATTACGTGTTATGTGCTGATGTTGGGTTTTCCTGAAGTCTCAGAATAagtcttttgcttctgcacaaTGCATGTGGTTGCCTTGATGATGTATTGGTGCTTGTTACAAGTCCACATTTGTATAGAACTTTTTGGCTAGAGCACTTGTGTTAATTTATTTGTCCTTGCCTTCTTGTTTGTTAGTTGAATTTCTAATGCTGCTAATATCTCCACAAGGCCATTATTTGAATGCTGAAAGCTCCTTTTGGTTTTCCAGGTGAATGGTATAATCGGCCAGATGCTCAGCGCGGGTCAGCGTCCGATGTGAAGCTTATGCTTATAATTTGGAAATTTTGTTCTAAACGAAGACATGGTCTAGAGTAGGGAGGAGAGGAGACTGAAACAGTGTGCTTTTCTGTGTAACAGCCTCCTAATCCAAAGGTCACTCTTGTGCTCCAGAATTAGCGACCTTTTTAGCTGctttaataaaatctttaagcCCAGtagtgaataattttttttttttatcaatgtaTTATGATGATTATATTATTTGTCATTTATTTGTGTTACCTGGAAGAACATGATACGGCGTAAGAATAGCATTTTTCAACTCTTCTTTATTTTGAGGAAAAATACTCTTCTTTATTTGAGCAAACTGTATTCTAGGAGTAGGAAAGCATGCCTCTATTTTTAAGACCGGATCAGAGATGAAACCGATCTTGTGAACTGGTCTGCAGTGGGGGCGGTTTCTGGATCGCTCATGCTGCATTCCAGTTTTAAGAACACTGGGTCTATTTGCCAATCAATGGAATCTCATTGATGAGGAGACGAGTTGATCATTTAATCAACCAAAGATACAACTTTACCGTATAGGGAGGATCTACACTAAACAGAAACAGGATAAAGTCAGAACAATATTAGACATGCATCCTAGTTTAATGATCTTATAGATCCATACGAATGTCAATTTCCACATTTTGTTCCAACCTATCTCAATATTAGACCGTGTTAACCCATCCTATAATATCAAATGGAACACAGGGCTGTGTTAAATTTCATTGTTGCCATCACCATCTTTCGGCAATAACAGACGAAACAAATTGTGAAAAGCTGGAGGAGTTCCTCCAGAATCAGGATCAATACGATATAAAAAGCGTATCCATAAAGCATTAGTTTAAATGAACAAAGAGGATACAAGGAGTATATAAAcgtatgaatatatatatttttttttaactctttttTGGGAAGAACTATACACCTTTATTTTCTATGTTTTTGGGCTTCCAGTGATGTGCCATCTTTTAGAGTTTCCTGTGCATCACTGTCCATACCAAGGCTAAAGAGGGCAGCAGCTTGGAGATAGAAGGCAGTGGCCCACTCAGGAGAAACTGCCTGAGCTTGCATTGCATCTCCAAGCGCTTGTTGTGGCATGTCACTTATCAAGTAGCATAAGCAGCGTCTCGCTAACACTGTTGGTGATACCATTGTCCCACCATCAATGAACTACACAACCAAATAAGAATATTACATTAGTGATTAACAGAAGAAAGCTTCACGTTTTATTCTGTGGcaatttgaatataaattaagTCTTCCTGGACATTAAACACCATATTCTTTCAGGAATAAGTCGTGTCTCCTCTCGTCAGGGAGAGGCTACAAAGAGATATTGGTGTTCTACGGGTAATTTCCTATTATCTTGTTCTCTAGGATGGAAATCACTGTCTTACCACTGGCACTATGACTATATTTCACACCATATCATGACATAGCCTTTAATGGAGAAGACAATGAAGGAAAACTTCGATTAAGAAAATGTCCTACCTGTGTGTAACAATCAATGGCAGTAGCAAAGTCCTTCATTCGAAAAGCAGCATCGCCACGCTTCTTACAATTGAGTGTTTCCTGTATTTGATTAGTCCACATTTGGAAGGAAAGCTGCAAAGCAAAATAAATTCATTGATACCCCACATACAAcaagtgaaaaataataaataaagctGAAAACAACAATTATCAGAATTTTCATGTTTAGCCAGCACTTTGTATCGTGGCATCCTCAGTATTGTATAATCCTGGCCACAAGCTGGTTCAGTTCCAGCTTCAAGCCCGAACCACTAGTTCAATTGGCTTAACAGTACGAACCAGTTTTGTTGTGAAACAGATTTGGTTTAAAAAATGGTTGTGGCTCGAAAAGGTTAAAGTTCAAAGCAGTCTCGATTCCAGTTCCGCTCTGGTTTCAAATTTTTAAGACTACAATGCTATTAATCTCctctatattataatatataaatctatAAGATATCTGTTTAGAATACATCATtgatttactttctatattaaaattattacaagGAACCAgtataaattttcaaaaaaaatctgGCCAGTTTTGGTCCTAATTCAATGAGGGGAGGCTCGCATTAGCCCCTAATAAATGGTTCCTGTCTGATCCATGAATCTGAACCATTTGACTGGTTTGGGTCCTGGGTTTGACTGGTTTGGGTCCTGGGTTTGACTGGTTTGGTTAACGGTTGTGAACTTGACTGTGACCAGCACGACTATTGGAGACGAGGATTATCTTTGAAAGAAAATCATCCTTAGTGTTTCTTGAGGAGAGCTATTAGCCTTCACTTGAATAATTAAGGAAAGAGGGGGAAAAACAAAGGGCATAAGCTGTGCAAAAGAATTCAATAACAAAGCCTAATATCTAGCAGTTTAGAATTATATACAAGCATATATGCACTTTTTGAACTTTTAGTACTGTTTGTTGGGATTTTAATtccaaatttcaaatatttgtTTTGATATtcagttattattttttattattctagatttttcattattcaaataaattattagatTTGTTAGGATATTTTGTTAgattttttaagttttgaaCCTTGGTTGTCGCCTATCTAAAgcatctaaattttattttatttattcaaataaattattgGATTTGTTAGGATATTATGATTTctcaacatggtatcagagaTCTTATGCAACAAGAAAATTCTCTTAAAGAAAATTCAAGAGAGTTTGTGAGGAACACATTTTCATGGGTCCTTCGAGGATGAAGGATGAGAAGTGCATCGACAAGCAAATTTATTTGGAGAGAAGTGCTCCACATTGACACACTGGCAAGAAAATGTATTTGGAGAGAAGTGctccaataaaagaaaaatcaacgACGATATGAGAAGTGTTAGAGAGAAGTACTCTAGCATTAGTTAGTGGTTAGTTGGAGAGAATGCTCCAACATATAAAGTTGCTAGCTGGAGAGAAGTGCTCCAATCAATCAACAAAAAAATTGCAGTAGCTGAAACTTTATTTTGAGTTAATTGGTGAGATGTGCACTGAGAAACTTTGTTTTGGAGAGAAGTGCTCCAatctaaaaaaaagaaaagaaaaaatcaatGATGATAAAAGGTTAGTGTGGTGATTTGGAGAGAAGTGCTCCATGCGATGTTGGTGAGAGAGGAGAAGTGCTTCATAAATTGATAGTTTGAGAGAAATGCTCATCCAAATTGATAGTTTCAGAAAGATGCTCAGccataaagtttaaattttgagaaaattttgaattaagggAGAATGTTgggattttaattcaaaatttcaaacaTTTGTTTTGATATTTAGctattactttttattattctagatttttcattatttaaataaattataggaTTCGTTAAGATATTTTGTTAgattttttaagttttgaatCTTGGTTGTAGCCTGTTTAAAGGCATCTGAATTTCATTTCAGTTCTctacttctcttcttcttttttcttttctagtaTTATGATTCAAATTCTCAACACTGTTATACAATACTTTTcaacttcaaaataaaattcttaaaacaGAGGTTATCAGATCAGGCACATTCATTGGCATGGATCTTTAAATGGCAAGGTGAGAAGACTTTGGTGAACGGACAgtgaattgaaaattaaaacacaACAGAGTAGTATTGTTGTAAGGTGTTCAtaagaaaagggaaaaagagGAAGAGACGATGAGATGAGAACACAATCAGGCTATCAGAAACTTAGGTAACTTGACTCAACAGTCGTTAAATACATCCAATAGATGATTTGTTAGCTTAAGCAAAAGATGTCAAACATCAGTCATTACTAACCTCATTTGCTATTCCCTCATCATCTTTATATCCCACCTTCTCCAGTATCTCATGTATCGCAGTCAGATCCAATCTTGAGCAAGCTTCACCTAGACATGTCAATGTCATTGTTTGCTTTGGGGACAGGGCACCATGTGGCATACCCATCAAAACGTAGGATGGAACCTGTGAAATACCAGTAAGTAAGATGATTGCGATGATATGTAACGTTTCATGGAATTTGGTTTTGTCACTAGCATGCCAACCCTTCAAAACAAAGTCAGATAATCAGCCCTTATAATTAGCATTAAGACCACAAGGGTGAATAAAGCCCATAATAAATGAGCTAAGCTTGAGGTTACATGAAATCTGTTCAAAATGTCACAAGCTAGGcttacataaataattaatttatgtattCACAGTGATATAGTTTGCTTTTCTTTGTATGAGTTTGGGCTTATAATTCAATTGACCTACCAATATGACTGAATCAAAATTGACCTCATGCTTGACAATGGGGGTGGTGCCTGAAGCCTAATCTACTTAGATTTATTCCCACGATGATCACAGTTCCAATGAAGAGTCACTCACTTTTGACAGTGATAGGATTCCAGAAATCCTGGCTGCTTGCGGGTGATCTCAATGGCTATACTAGGAAGGGAAGGGTGAGTGAAGCAATAGGCCTGTTAGTTGAGAAGTAGGGATAATTTCACCTGTATAAGGGTTGTATACTATCCATCAATGAAGGCTACCTCCCCATGCCAAGAAATACATTGATGGAAGAATGACATTCCGGGTGGGTAGGCCTTAGAGTGCAGTATACCGAGTAGCTTGGAAAAAGCACCCCCTCCAATgggttgggggggggggggggggttacAGGTACTTAAATTAAGGTCTCCTTTGTTCCAAATATCCTATTTCCAGGGAAGTTAATTTTCTGAAAAGTATAGTTCTAGAAAAGTTATTTTCTAGGAAGTATAATTTGAATGTGTTTGGCTGGTATACTAAATTCCATGAAGTAAATGGAGTGTGACTATAAAAATGACATAAATATCCCCACTCtaaatatatgtataatatttaaaatataatatttaatttaatagaggAAATTGTATATTGACCAAATACTCAAAGTAAATACTCAACTCACATAATaatcaatatataatttttttatgataataataaaaattgtcataaaatataaaaaatatttatgtttaatttaattaatttctttctttatttgaatGTATATATAACCTAAACAAAATTATATCACAAAATTTTTCACACAATATTATCTATCAACAAATATAATCTTCAATTTTCTACTAATTTTCACCTAAatacttaattatgaaaaaaacaaaacaaaaaaggcAAAATAGGGAGCAAGGAAAGTAACTTGAAATTACTTGGGGTTGGGGAGGGATAACACATGCCAACTTCCCAGAAAGTTATAGAATCATGACAACAAAACAAGCCAATATTTCATACTTCTCGGGAAGTTGAACTTCCCTTACTAAGTTACTGTCAACCAAACATAGCCTAAGCTTATAGAgcttctttaaatttataaagcTCAAGCTTGATCTATATGCAAATTCAACATAAATTAGACCAAGCAaaattcaaacaaaaaaaaatgacTCAATACATTGTAGCAATAAACtacatttgaaaattaaaaagtacaGCCTTCAGTCAAAAAGCTTGAAAGCAGTTACTAATACATGACATGACAAAATCAATTATGTAAACCATTAACTTTTCTCTCAAGGCCATGAATACTTAAAAAGACAACATTGGACATAAGTGGAAAGTTAAGATCTCATTCAAGAAAACATGGTATACCTCAGTTTCTTTCTGAAGAGGAGTTAGAGCAGTGACAAGAGTCTTTGCATTTGGCCTCTCACGAGGTTCGTACTGTAAACAACGTGAAGCTAACCGCACTAGTTCAGTTCCATCATCATTTGAAAAATGACCCTCCAAACATGAGTCCATCAGCATCAAAAAGTTTTTTCCACGTATGAGGTCAAGTGCCTGCCAAAGAAGCATTTAGCTTGAAACTTTCCAAACTGACAGAAATCAGCATTATCATCATAGTGATGATCCACTTCCAAGCAATTCAGCTAGTTATTTCCTTAGGAGATGATGCCTAAACATGTCCAAGCATTTTTTTGTACAATTGGCTATGACTGAAACTTGAATTCTAGACTTCATCTTAGAAATGAGTGTAATACCACTGAGCTAAAGCTCATTGGTGTCCAATAAAGAACGTACATTGTATATTGCTGATGAGGCATCATTGATTTCAAGAGATAGTTATATCATTCCAACCTAAATCAAATATGAGTCTAAGGAGAATACAGATTACATGGCTTGGAGGTATGTGTTTGCCGCTAAGAAGATCAAGCAAAAGTGTCCCAAAGCTGTAAACCACACTTTCTGGAATAACTCTTCCTGCCATATGAAGATATCAACATAAGCTCAGTTAAGAACCAACTGCACAAGTTGCAAACATCAGGAAATAATGCATAGAAAACTGAAAGAAGAAACCAATTAGCTCCAGGTATTACCAGTCCTCAAGTACTCAGGAGGGGTGAATGCCAAGTTTGTACTATAGCTCTTGCCATCTCTGCTATTTTTCGTTAGGCCGAAGCAGGAGAGCCTTGGATTGCCATCCTGACAAATGCTACCCCAATATAATGAGTAGCTTAGAAGAGAGAGCCAACTTTGCAACAAGGACAAAAATTTGAAGATTGATAAAAGTAATGAAATACCTGGTCAAACAAAATTCTATAcgcattaagatcatgatacaAGGCCCTTCCTTTACTGCTGCAGTATTCCAAAGCTTGAGCCAGATAGAAAGCCACTCTCAATCTCATTTCCCATTTCATGGGCTGGTTTTCCCCTGAACCAATTCGATTCAACAAAGCATTAGCACTTCAGCATTGCAAATTAAGCTCTAAAACACCACGAAATTCCACAACTTGGTACTTGGAga
This is a stretch of genomic DNA from Manihot esculenta cultivar AM560-2 chromosome 2, M.esculenta_v8, whole genome shotgun sequence. It encodes these proteins:
- the LOC110609310 gene encoding mitochondrial import inner membrane translocase subunit TIM10, which produces MASNTDLPPGVDKEQVYGMLAMEMEYKVELFNRLAMACFNKCVDKRYKEPELTMGENSCIDRCVSKYFLVNGIIGQMLSAGQRPM
- the LOC110609307 gene encoding serine/threonine-protein kinase BSK5 — encoded protein: MGARCSNLSHCWWPSNHLKSHLTDFSDLENGDLLPGFREFSLQQLRAATSGFSTDNIVSEHGEKAPNVVYRGRLKDDDLWIAVKRFNKSAWPDSRQFLEEARAVGQLRNERLANLIGCCCEGEERLLVAEFMPNETLSRHLFHWENQPMKWEMRLRVAFYLAQALEYCSSKGRALYHDLNAYRILFDQDGNPRLSCFGLTKNSRDGKSYSTNLAFTPPEYLRTGRVIPESVVYSFGTLLLDLLSGKHIPPSHALDLIRGKNFLMLMDSCLEGHFSNDDGTELVRLASRCLQYEPRERPNAKTLVTALTPLQKETEVPSYVLMGMPHGALSPKQTMTLTCLGEACSRLDLTAIHEILEKVGYKDDEGIANELSFQMWTNQIQETLNCKKRGDAAFRMKDFATAIDCYTQFIDGGTMVSPTVLARRCLCYLISDMPQQALGDAMQAQAVSPEWATAFYLQAAALFSLGMDSDAQETLKDGTSLEAQKHRK